In a genomic window of Akkermansiaceae bacterium:
- a CDS encoding DUF805 domain-containing protein produces the protein MISVFKFSGKSDRFEWWVTSVVTGLVSQLSIIFLAFSSFETGRNIFASIALGVVAWATIWILAAVTAKRFRDCGYSPWLTILGVIPFVCFAVVVVCGFFPSDSAKKRKLVTRVVE, from the coding sequence ATGATTTCTGTATTCAAATTTTCAGGGAAGTCAGATCGTTTTGAGTGGTGGGTCACATCTGTGGTAACCGGATTAGTGTCCCAACTATCAATTATATTTTTGGCGTTTTCCTCTTTTGAGACCGGTAGGAATATCTTTGCCTCTATTGCTCTGGGCGTAGTCGCCTGGGCTACGATATGGATTCTCGCCGCCGTTACGGCCAAGCGTTTTCGTGACTGTGGATATTCCCCCTGGCTTACCATATTAGGTGTCATTCCATTTGTTTGCTTCGCTGTAGTTGTCGTGTGCGGGTTTTTCCCCAGCGATAGTGCGAAGAAGCGCAAGTTGGTCACGCGGGTTGTTGAATAA
- a CDS encoding DUF2007 domain-containing protein, with translation MKEIYRHKDHSTVAYYKSILESEGIPTMLRNEHTTMAGLSEIPIPEFYPNICVMNDEDYPRAWEIMKRTMETNSKDAEVEVTCAICGESNPGNFDICFSCGEDMGSAE, from the coding sequence ATGAAAGAGATATATCGCCATAAAGACCACTCCACTGTGGCATACTACAAATCGATTTTAGAGTCAGAAGGTATTCCTACTATGCTTCGGAATGAACACACCACAATGGCAGGATTATCGGAGATCCCTATTCCTGAGTTCTACCCGAATATCTGTGTAATGAACGATGAGGATTATCCTAGAGCATGGGAGATCATGAAGCGCACCATGGAGACTAACTCGAAGGATGCCGAGGTCGAGGTTACATGTGCCATCTGTGGAGAGTCTAACCCGGGCAATTTTGACATCTGTTTTTCTTGTGGGGAAGACATGGGCTCTGCTGAATAA